The proteins below are encoded in one region of Leptotrichia sp. oral taxon 218:
- a CDS encoding lipopolysaccharide assembly protein LapB, whose protein sequence is MEELLLEADKMIDKKEYDNAMLYLKTVLEIDESNFMALTGIVELYSGFEMYTEAEKYAQKRYNKYPKDKDSIFSLAYIYQALGKFKKAISVYKKFLEVENNYFVKLNLAMCYSFLKYFKKAMEYVEKAIELEPKSVEAYFQKGDILAMMKKYESAILQYKSLVNFEGINLAKLYARMGDVMVYSNNIKEAIKYYNIAISCDDVQDYIFEDFFQVLLQAKEYKEIELLFLNYENSGLSRIKMLNLKGRYYLARKEFEKAEKVCHKMIILEPENSRHYYNLIFVLGREHKYDEAFECIKNNKNILTNKNIVNELKKKLRASKRKYEKLIK, encoded by the coding sequence GTGGAAGAACTGCTATTGGAAGCGGATAAAATGATAGATAAAAAGGAGTATGACAATGCTATGCTTTATTTAAAAACAGTTTTGGAAATAGATGAAAGCAATTTTATGGCATTGACTGGAATTGTTGAATTGTATTCTGGATTTGAGATGTATACAGAAGCAGAAAAATATGCTCAGAAACGCTATAATAAGTATCCTAAAGATAAAGATTCCATTTTTTCTTTAGCATATATTTATCAAGCGCTAGGAAAATTTAAAAAGGCAATTTCTGTTTATAAAAAATTTTTGGAAGTTGAAAATAATTATTTTGTAAAATTGAACTTGGCAATGTGCTATTCATTTTTAAAATATTTTAAAAAGGCTATGGAATATGTGGAAAAAGCTATTGAATTAGAGCCAAAAAGTGTTGAAGCATATTTTCAAAAAGGCGATATTTTAGCGATGATGAAAAAATATGAAAGTGCAATTTTACAATATAAAAGTCTTGTAAATTTTGAAGGAATAAATTTGGCTAAACTTTACGCTCGAATGGGAGATGTGATGGTTTATTCAAATAATATTAAAGAAGCTATAAAATATTATAATATTGCCATAAGCTGTGATGATGTGCAAGATTATATATTTGAAGATTTTTTTCAAGTACTGCTTCAAGCGAAGGAATATAAAGAAATTGAGCTTTTATTTTTAAATTATGAAAATTCTGGCTTATCCAGAATAAAAATGTTGAATTTGAAGGGACGATATTATCTTGCAAGAAAAGAATTTGAAAAAGCAGAAAAAGTTTGCCATAAAATGATAATACTTGAGCCAGAAAATTCCAGACATTATTATAATTTAATTTTTGTTTTGGGAAGAGAACATAAATATGATGAAGCTTTTGAGTGTATAAAAAATAATAAAAATATTTTAACAAATAAAAATATTGTAAATGAATTAAAGAAAAAATTGAGAGCTAGTAAAAGAAAATATGAAAAACTTATAAAATAA
- a CDS encoding lipopolysaccharide kinase InaA family protein, whose translation MNDFKINKNYEKELLVKILKNFDKIGEYVVPPGRNEIKRVVVNEKNFFKTINIKKFKKPNFISNIVYKYTKGSKAKRSFEYAKKLLEKNIGTPEPIAYFDKFGKDERDYYISEDLKYDFTCREIFWPEDYEKVKTEYWYKKIEEKREKVIRQFAKFSYDLHEKGIQFEDYSPGNVLIVEKNENFEFYLVDLNRMKFDVKMNIKSRMKNVSRMMEDENLAKIFCNEYAKCCKLPEKIFYKNLNRFIKKHKNYVFIMDLTRPVRRAFKKKK comes from the coding sequence ATGAATGATTTCAAAATAAATAAAAATTATGAGAAAGAACTTTTAGTGAAAATATTAAAAAATTTTGATAAAATTGGAGAGTATGTCGTTCCGCCAGGGAGAAATGAGATAAAAAGGGTTGTTGTAAATGAAAAAAATTTTTTTAAAACAATAAATATAAAAAAATTTAAAAAGCCAAATTTTATTTCAAATATTGTTTATAAGTACACAAAAGGTTCAAAAGCTAAGCGTTCTTTTGAATATGCAAAAAAACTTTTGGAAAAAAATATAGGGACGCCAGAGCCAATCGCCTATTTTGATAAGTTTGGAAAAGATGAAAGAGATTACTATATAAGTGAAGATTTAAAATATGACTTTACTTGTCGGGAGATATTTTGGCCGGAAGATTATGAAAAAGTTAAAACAGAGTATTGGTATAAAAAAATTGAAGAAAAAAGAGAAAAAGTTATAAGACAGTTTGCTAAATTTTCTTATGATTTGCATGAAAAAGGGATTCAATTTGAAGATTATTCGCCGGGAAATGTGTTAATTGTGGAAAAAAATGAGAATTTTGAATTTTATCTTGTAGATTTGAACAGAATGAAATTTGATGTAAAAATGAACATTAAAAGTCGGATGAAAAATGTTTCTAGAATGATGGAAGATGAAAATCTGGCTAAAATTTTTTGTAATGAATATGCAAAATGTTGTAAATTGCCTGAAAAAATTTTTTATAAAAATTTGAATAGATTTATAAAAAAACATAAAAATTATGTGTTTATAATGGATTTGACTAGACCAGTTAGAAGAGCTTTTAAAAAGAAAAAATAA
- the mnmG gene encoding tRNA uridine-5-carboxymethylaminomethyl(34) synthesis enzyme MnmG — MSKNYDVIVVGAGHAGVEAALASARQGLKTALFTIYLDSIAMMSCNPSIGGPGKSHLVSELGMLGGEMARHIDKYNLQLKNLNHTKGLASRITRAQADKYKYRIKMREIVENQKNLDVVQAIVVDLKVCNKKVCGVLDNFGIEYGAKAVVLCTGTFLGGEYIMGDVKYSSGRVGEPASVDLPNRLEEYGFELDRYQTATPPRIAKKSIDFSKMQKLGGEKNPRYFSYETEKEYAEILPTWLTFTTPETIKVGQEMLKYSPIVTGIVSTKGPRHCPSLDRKIMNFPQKTDHQIFLEQESIESDEIYINGFTTAMPPFAQEAMLHTITGLENAQIVRYGYAVEYNFIPAHQLNLTLETKVVEGLYTAGTINGTSGYEEAACQGFIAGVNAARKVLGKEEIVIDRSEGYIGVLIDDIINKKTPEPYRVLPSRAEYRLTLRQDNVFIRLLEKSKEIGILDRNTTKKLEDAVKEIDEEVKRLKEITIYPTKENNEKLKNIEGGTENSMNSPVSAFDFLARKEINYDNLSEFCETLNLSKLAKEQVEINAKYKIFIEREKAQIEKFKKLEEMEIPENFDYENVKGLSNIAISGLIYGNPKNIGQASRISGVTYNDISILIAVLKN; from the coding sequence ATGAGTAAAAATTATGATGTAATAGTAGTTGGAGCAGGACACGCAGGAGTTGAGGCGGCTTTGGCTTCGGCAAGACAAGGTTTGAAAACAGCCTTATTTACAATTTATTTGGACAGCATTGCCATGATGTCGTGTAATCCGTCAATTGGAGGGCCTGGAAAAAGTCATTTAGTTTCGGAATTGGGAATGCTTGGCGGTGAGATGGCAAGACATATTGACAAGTATAATTTGCAGCTTAAAAATTTGAATCATACAAAAGGACTTGCTTCCAGAATAACGAGAGCTCAAGCTGATAAATATAAATATAGAATTAAAATGAGAGAAATTGTGGAAAATCAGAAGAATTTGGATGTTGTTCAAGCTATTGTTGTGGATTTGAAAGTTTGCAACAAAAAGGTTTGCGGAGTTTTGGACAATTTTGGAATTGAGTATGGGGCAAAGGCAGTTGTGCTTTGTACGGGGACATTTTTAGGTGGAGAATATATTATGGGAGATGTAAAATATTCTTCGGGAAGAGTGGGAGAACCTGCGAGTGTCGATTTACCTAATAGATTGGAAGAATATGGCTTTGAGCTGGACAGATACCAGACAGCAACACCTCCTAGAATTGCTAAAAAGTCTATAGATTTTTCTAAAATGCAAAAGTTGGGTGGAGAGAAAAATCCGAGATATTTTTCTTATGAAACTGAAAAAGAATATGCTGAAATTCTTCCCACTTGGCTTACATTTACAACGCCAGAAACAATAAAAGTTGGACAGGAAATGTTAAAATATTCGCCGATTGTAACTGGAATTGTGAGTACAAAAGGGCCGAGACATTGTCCTTCGCTAGATAGAAAAATTATGAATTTTCCGCAAAAAACTGATCATCAGATATTTTTGGAACAGGAATCGATAGAGTCGGATGAAATTTACATAAATGGATTTACGACGGCTATGCCACCGTTTGCACAAGAAGCTATGCTGCATACAATCACAGGCTTGGAAAATGCTCAAATTGTGCGATATGGCTATGCTGTAGAGTATAATTTTATTCCAGCTCATCAGCTTAATTTGACACTTGAGACAAAAGTCGTGGAAGGACTTTATACTGCAGGAACGATTAATGGGACAAGCGGATATGAAGAAGCGGCGTGTCAAGGATTTATTGCTGGGGTTAATGCAGCTAGAAAAGTTTTGGGAAAAGAAGAAATTGTGATTGACAGAAGTGAAGGATATATCGGAGTTTTAATTGATGATATAATAAATAAAAAAACGCCGGAACCTTATCGAGTATTGCCGTCAAGAGCTGAATATAGGCTTACTTTAAGACAGGATAATGTTTTTATAAGACTTCTTGAAAAATCAAAAGAAATCGGGATTTTGGACAGAAATACGACAAAAAAATTGGAAGATGCTGTAAAAGAAATTGACGAGGAAGTAAAAAGATTGAAAGAAATTACAATTTATCCAACAAAAGAAAATAACGAAAAATTAAAAAATATTGAAGGTGGCACAGAAAATAGCATGAATAGTCCCGTTTCGGCATTTGACTTTTTAGCAAGAAAAGAAATTAATTATGATAATTTAAGTGAGTTTTGTGAAACTTTAAATTTATCAAAATTGGCGAAAGAGCAAGTTGAAATAAATGCGAAATATAAAATTTTTATAGAGAGGGAAAAAGCTCAGATTGAAAAATTTAAAAAGTTGGAAGAAATGGAAATTCCAGAAAATTTTGACTATGAAAATGTAAAAGGGCTTAGTAATATAGCAATTTCTGGATTAATTTATGGAAATCCTAAAAATATTGGACAAGCTAGTAGAATAAGCGGAGTAACTTATAACGATATTTCGATTTTGATTGCGGTATTAAAAAATTAA
- the pdxS gene encoding pyridoxal 5'-phosphate synthase lyase subunit PdxS codes for MKNERYELNKNLAQMLKGGVIMDVSTPEQAKIAEAAGAAAVMALERIPADIRAVGGVSRMSDPKMIKGIQEVVSIPVMAKVRIGHFVEAQILEAIEIDYIDESEVLSPADDKFHVDKKKFKVPFVCGAKDLGEALRRIAEGASMIRTKGEPGTGDVVQAVRHMRMMNQEIRRIQNMREDELYFTAKELQVPFDLVKYVHENGKLPVVNFAAGGVATPADAALMMQLGAEGVFVGSGIFKSGDPVKRAQAIVKAVTNYNDPKVLAEISEDLGEAMVGINENEIKLLMAERGK; via the coding sequence ATGAAAAACGAAAGATATGAATTGAATAAAAATTTAGCACAAATGTTAAAAGGTGGAGTTATAATGGATGTTTCCACTCCTGAACAGGCAAAAATAGCTGAAGCGGCTGGAGCGGCGGCGGTTATGGCACTTGAAAGAATTCCAGCTGATATCAGAGCTGTGGGTGGAGTTTCAAGAATGAGTGACCCTAAAATGATTAAAGGTATTCAGGAAGTCGTTTCAATTCCAGTAATGGCAAAAGTTAGAATTGGACATTTTGTGGAAGCACAAATTTTAGAAGCGATAGAAATTGACTACATAGATGAAAGTGAAGTATTGTCACCTGCCGATGATAAATTTCATGTAGATAAGAAAAAATTTAAAGTTCCTTTTGTATGTGGAGCAAAAGATTTGGGAGAAGCTCTTAGAAGAATAGCTGAAGGAGCTTCAATGATAAGAACTAAAGGTGAGCCAGGAACTGGGGATGTTGTACAGGCAGTAAGACATATGAGAATGATGAATCAGGAAATAAGAAGAATACAGAATATGAGAGAAGATGAACTTTATTTTACAGCTAAGGAATTGCAAGTTCCTTTTGATTTAGTAAAATATGTTCACGAAAATGGTAAATTGCCAGTAGTGAATTTTGCAGCAGGTGGTGTTGCTACTCCTGCAGATGCGGCTTTGATGATGCAGCTTGGAGCTGAAGGTGTATTCGTTGGATCGGGAATATTCAAATCTGGAGATCCTGTAAAAAGAGCTCAGGCGATAGTTAAAGCTGTTACTAACTATAATGATCCAAAAGTGTTAGCCGAAATTTCTGAAGATTTAGGAGAAGCTATGGTTGGAATCAATGAAAATGAAATTAAGTTACTTATGGCTGAAAGAGGTAAATAA
- the pdxT gene encoding pyridoxal 5'-phosphate synthase glutaminase subunit PdxT: MKIGVLALQGAFAEHRKMLEKLGIESFEIRKKSDLSNAVNNNDIDGLIIPGGESTVIGKLLYDLDLFDDIKKLILEGLPVFGTCAGLILLAKEIENDSRTYLGAMDIKVRRNAYGRQLGSFFTESEFKGVGVIPMTFIRAPYISSVGKNVEILSEVNGNVVAAKENNILVTSYHPELNDNLKVHEFFAEMCKVNYSRF, translated from the coding sequence ATGAAAATCGGTGTATTGGCTTTACAGGGAGCTTTTGCAGAACATAGAAAAATGCTGGAGAAACTTGGGATAGAATCATTTGAAATAAGAAAAAAATCTGATTTAAGCAATGCTGTTAATAATAATGATATTGACGGGTTAATTATTCCAGGTGGAGAAAGTACAGTTATCGGAAAGCTGCTTTATGACCTTGATTTATTTGATGACATAAAAAAGCTTATTTTGGAAGGATTACCTGTATTTGGTACTTGCGCAGGATTAATTCTTTTGGCAAAGGAAATTGAAAATGACAGTCGGACTTATTTGGGAGCAATGGATATAAAAGTTAGAAGAAATGCTTATGGAAGACAGCTTGGAAGTTTTTTTACCGAAAGTGAGTTTAAAGGAGTTGGAGTTATTCCAATGACATTTATTCGAGCACCGTATATTTCAAGTGTGGGAAAAAATGTGGAAATTCTTTCAGAAGTCAACGGAAATGTTGTCGCAGCTAAGGAAAATAATATTCTTGTGACTTCGTATCATCCTGAGTTAAATGATAATCTTAAAGTACATGAGTTTTTTGCTGAGATGTGCAAAGTGAACTACTCCCGCTTTTAG
- a CDS encoding RNA-guided endonuclease TnpB family protein, which translates to MKYNLAFKYRIYPNKEQELLINKTFGCVRFVYNTILYTANKIYEETGKNKIITPASLKSENQFLKEVDSLALSNAQLNVKRSFTNFFQKRAKFPKFKSKKNNVKSYTTNCVNNSIRIEENKYLVLPKLKRIKLKYHREIPKNYIIKSVTLTNSNGSYYVSVLTEFEKEIQKIPSNDKVIGLDFSMSELFVSSENQRADYPKYFRILEKKLKKLQKSLSRKVKFSKNWYKQKAKISKLHEYIKNCRRDFLHKLSKKLSKEHNAVIVEDLNMKGMSQALNLGKSVGDNGWGMFLKMLEYKLMFLGKQFLKIDKWFPSSKTCSKCGNVKEKLELSERSYKCECCGIEIDRDYNAALNIKNIGKLMLKY; encoded by the coding sequence ATGAAATATAATTTGGCATTCAAATACAGAATTTATCCAAATAAAGAGCAGGAATTATTGATAAATAAGACTTTTGGATGTGTTCGTTTTGTTTACAATACAATTTTGTATACAGCAAATAAAATTTATGAAGAAACTGGGAAAAATAAAATAATTACACCTGCCAGTTTGAAAAGTGAAAACCAATTTTTGAAAGAAGTAGACAGTCTAGCACTTTCAAATGCTCAATTGAATGTAAAACGATCGTTTACGAATTTTTTTCAGAAGAGAGCGAAGTTTCCAAAGTTTAAATCTAAAAAGAATAATGTTAAAAGTTACACGACAAATTGTGTGAATAATTCGATAAGAATTGAAGAAAACAAATATTTGGTTTTGCCAAAACTGAAAAGAATAAAATTGAAATATCATAGAGAAATACCAAAGAATTATATAATAAAGTCGGTAACATTGACAAACAGCAATGGAAGTTATTATGTTTCGGTTTTGACAGAATTTGAAAAAGAAATTCAAAAAATACCAAGTAATGATAAAGTAATTGGACTTGATTTTTCAATGTCTGAATTATTTGTCAGTTCTGAAAACCAAAGAGCTGATTATCCAAAATATTTTAGGATATTGGAGAAAAAATTGAAAAAATTACAAAAGTCATTGTCAAGAAAAGTGAAATTTTCTAAAAATTGGTATAAACAAAAAGCGAAAATATCAAAATTGCATGAATATATCAAAAATTGTCGAAGAGATTTTTTACATAAATTATCGAAAAAATTGTCCAAAGAACATAATGCTGTGATTGTCGAGGATTTGAATATGAAAGGGATGAGCCAGGCATTAAATTTGGGGAAAAGTGTAGGAGATAATGGATGGGGAATGTTTTTGAAGATGCTTGAGTATAAACTGATGTTTTTAGGAAAGCAATTTTTGAAGATAGATAAGTGGTTTCCATCGTCGAAAACTTGTAGTAAATGTGGAAATGTTAAAGAGAAACTGGAATTATCAGAAAGAAGTTATAAATGTGAGTGCTGTGGAATTGAAATTGATAGAGATTACAATGCGGCATTGAATATAAAAAATATTGGAAAATTGATGTTGAAATATTAG
- a CDS encoding glycosyltransferase family 9 protein — protein MKILIMRFSSFGDVLLTTPVIRAIKKKYPDATIDFAVYDAFSQAISLNPDIRKLVIFEKKKSKDKEYIKNIISQLKKEKYDFVIDLHSKILSRIIGIKLKNSKTKYFRYKKRKWWKTLLVKAKIIDYNADCTIVESYFSALKKLGIEFSWKNKKNGLGDALEFYVENSVEKNLIEKYDLKNEDYFVLAPGASKFTKKWPFYNELAKDLLKYFSQKNIKIFVIGGKEDEKIVQDDENGRIINLCGKISFKESGIILKYAKIAVVNDSGPFHIARAVKTPTFVFFGPTDPNLFSFEKNTFLIKNPNCKPHSLYGDDKFPKKYEDCMSGISVKEVMKKIIFEYEKIIKNKNNLK, from the coding sequence ATGAAAATTTTAATAATGAGATTTAGCTCGTTTGGTGATGTTTTGCTGACGACTCCTGTAATCAGAGCGATTAAAAAAAAATATCCAGATGCCACAATTGATTTTGCCGTCTATGACGCTTTTTCACAAGCAATTTCACTTAATCCAGATATCCGAAAACTTGTGATTTTTGAAAAGAAAAAAAGTAAGGATAAAGAATATATAAAAAATATAATTTCTCAATTAAAAAAAGAAAAATATGATTTTGTGATTGATTTACATTCTAAAATTTTGTCGAGAATAATCGGAATAAAATTGAAAAATTCTAAAACTAAATATTTTCGCTACAAAAAAAGAAAATGGTGGAAGACTCTTTTGGTCAAAGCGAAAATTATTGATTATAATGCTGACTGCACGATTGTGGAAAGTTATTTTTCTGCACTAAAAAAATTGGGAATTGAATTTTCTTGGAAAAATAAAAAAAATGGACTTGGGGATGCGTTGGAATTTTATGTGGAAAATTCAGTAGAAAAAAATTTGATTGAAAAATATGATTTAAAAAATGAAGATTATTTTGTTCTTGCGCCAGGAGCTTCTAAATTTACGAAAAAATGGCCATTTTACAATGAACTAGCGAAAGATTTGTTAAAATATTTTTCCCAAAAAAATATAAAAATTTTTGTGATTGGTGGAAAAGAAGATGAAAAAATTGTGCAAGACGATGAAAATGGGAGAATTATTAATTTATGTGGAAAAATTTCTTTTAAAGAAAGCGGAATTATTTTGAAATATGCAAAAATTGCTGTTGTAAATGACTCTGGACCATTTCATATAGCTCGTGCTGTCAAAACTCCAACTTTTGTATTTTTTGGACCAACAGATCCAAATTTATTTTCTTTTGAGAAAAATACTTTTTTAATAAAGAATCCAAATTGTAAACCTCACTCGCTTTATGGAGATGACAAATTTCCTAAAAAATACGAAGACTGCATGTCAGGAATATCTGTAAAAGAAGTAATGAAAAAAATAATTTTTGAATATGAAAAAATTATTAAAAATAAAAATAATTTGAAATAA
- the tsaD gene encoding tRNA (adenosine(37)-N6)-threonylcarbamoyltransferase complex transferase subunit TsaD, giving the protein MKILAIESSCDETSVAVIEDGKKVLSNIISTQIDIHKEFGGVVPEIASRHHIENILPVFTQALKKADVTLKDIDYIAVTNTPGLIGSLLVGLMFAKSVSFANNIPLIPINHINGHIFSSFIESDVKLPAISLVVSGGHTNLYYIYEKDEKIVTELLGETLDDAVGETYDKIARILGLPYPGGPQIDRLSVEGKDILKIKKPKVDGYNFSFSGVKTFITNYVNHERMKKNEISKEDISKSLQEAIVNILYDKVEKVVKEKNVKTLLVAGGVSANKGLRKKFENFSDIEVHFPKMEYCTDNAAMIGVAAYYELKNKKIDDKKNNYDVDAISTKEEK; this is encoded by the coding sequence ATGAAAATACTCGCAATCGAATCTTCGTGCGATGAAACTTCAGTCGCTGTAATTGAAGATGGAAAAAAAGTGTTGAGTAACATCATTTCAACACAAATTGACATTCATAAAGAATTTGGTGGAGTTGTGCCTGAAATCGCTTCTCGTCACCACATTGAAAATATTTTACCAGTTTTTACACAAGCGTTAAAAAAAGCAGATGTAACTCTTAAAGATATTGATTACATCGCTGTTACAAATACACCAGGACTAATTGGATCACTTTTAGTCGGACTTATGTTTGCAAAATCAGTAAGTTTTGCCAACAATATTCCGCTTATTCCAATAAATCACATAAACGGACATATTTTTTCAAGTTTTATTGAAAGTGATGTAAAACTTCCAGCAATTTCACTTGTTGTCTCAGGTGGACACACAAATTTGTATTATATTTACGAAAAAGATGAGAAAATTGTGACAGAGCTTTTGGGAGAAACTTTGGACGACGCAGTTGGAGAAACTTATGACAAAATTGCTAGAATTTTGGGACTTCCATATCCCGGCGGTCCGCAAATTGATAGACTTTCTGTTGAAGGAAAAGATATTTTAAAAATCAAAAAACCTAAAGTTGACGGATATAATTTTAGTTTTAGCGGAGTTAAAACTTTTATTACAAATTATGTGAATCACGAAAGAATGAAAAAAAATGAGATTTCAAAAGAAGATATTTCAAAGTCGTTGCAAGAAGCTATTGTAAACATTTTGTATGACAAAGTTGAAAAAGTGGTAAAAGAAAAAAATGTAAAAACTTTGCTTGTAGCTGGAGGAGTTTCAGCGAATAAAGGTCTTCGGAAAAAATTTGAAAATTTTTCAGATATTGAAGTTCATTTTCCCAAAATGGAATATTGTACGGATAATGCGGCAATGATTGGAGTTGCGGCTTATTACGAACTTAAAAATAAAAAAATTGATGACAAAAAAAATAATTACGATGTCGATGCGATTTCTACAAAAGAAGAAAAATAA
- the pth gene encoding aminoacyl-tRNA hydrolase translates to MKLIVGLGNPGEQYKLTRHNIGFIFIDEYLKEKKITNFTEKYKSLFVNTNYNGDKVFYQKPLTFMNLSGEAVGEAIRFFKIDPKTELFVIYDDMDMQFGKLKIKQNGSAGGHNGIKSIISHVGNEFVRIKFGIGKPKTKEETLGFVLGKFTPEEKEVLRDSREKIFNLIDDIKDDMPTQKLMNKYNSKK, encoded by the coding sequence ATGAAATTAATCGTAGGATTAGGAAATCCAGGCGAACAATATAAACTAACTAGACATAACATAGGATTTATATTTATTGACGAATATTTAAAAGAAAAAAAAATTACAAATTTTACTGAAAAATATAAATCACTTTTTGTAAACACAAATTACAATGGTGACAAAGTTTTTTATCAAAAACCCTTGACTTTTATGAATTTAAGTGGAGAAGCAGTTGGAGAAGCGATAAGATTTTTTAAGATTGATCCAAAAACTGAACTTTTTGTAATTTACGACGATATGGATATGCAGTTTGGAAAATTGAAAATTAAGCAAAATGGAAGTGCTGGAGGACATAATGGGATAAAATCCATTATTTCGCATGTTGGAAATGAATTTGTGCGAATAAAATTTGGAATTGGAAAACCCAAGACGAAAGAAGAAACATTGGGATTTGTGCTTGGAAAATTTACACCTGAAGAAAAGGAAGTTTTAAGAGATTCGAGAGAAAAGATTTTTAATTTAATTGATGATATAAAAGACGATATGCCAACTCAAAAATTGATGAATAAATATAATTCTAAAAAATAA
- a CDS encoding TlpA family protein disulfide reductase gives MKKILIILSLLMTFVLGCAKTVKTFEINAEPGTKVPNFELKDFSAAKTQVRKIFNNGKPTLFIVAAEWCPDCHAELPDVQKFYEENKDNVNVVVVFTNKRSSLAKAKKYVEESKFTFPVYYDFDGSILKGFKVTEVPTNVKINKSVIEDVQKGTMKIDGLNKMFAK, from the coding sequence ATGAAAAAAATATTGATTATTTTGTCACTGCTTATGACATTTGTGCTAGGTTGTGCCAAAACTGTTAAAACTTTTGAAATCAATGCAGAACCAGGAACTAAAGTTCCAAATTTTGAGCTAAAAGATTTTAGTGCAGCAAAAACACAAGTTAGAAAAATTTTTAATAACGGAAAGCCAACTTTATTTATAGTAGCTGCTGAATGGTGTCCTGATTGTCATGCTGAATTACCTGATGTGCAAAAATTTTATGAAGAAAATAAAGACAATGTAAATGTAGTAGTTGTATTTACAAACAAGAGATCTTCTCTTGCAAAAGCGAAAAAATATGTGGAAGAAAGTAAATTTACTTTCCCTGTTTATTACGACTTTGACGGTTCAATTTTGAAAGGATTTAAAGTGACTGAAGTTCCAACTAATGTTAAAATAAATAAATCTGTAATAGAAGATGTTCAAAAAGGGACTATGAAAATTGACGGATTAAATAAAATGTTTGCAAAATAA
- a CDS encoding thioredoxin family protein — protein MATFEDYLKYEVTEEQEDKKQLRIIEKVQLSEKTVKAIKNIEKEIEIVAIAQVYCPDCRAAVTFLKKFSDLNDKIKIDYRNRKTGAEFFPNLKEGEKIKIPSLFAKKGEKYELFWNEFPKVVREEMEKNPDNFEDLKYNYRIGKFNDKIEEELVKYFLSL, from the coding sequence ATGGCTACATTTGAAGATTATTTAAAATATGAAGTTACAGAAGAGCAGGAAGATAAAAAACAGTTAAGAATTATAGAAAAAGTTCAGCTTTCGGAAAAAACGGTAAAAGCAATAAAAAATATTGAAAAAGAAATAGAAATTGTTGCAATTGCACAAGTTTATTGTCCAGATTGCAGAGCTGCAGTTACATTTTTGAAAAAATTTAGCGATTTGAACGATAAAATTAAAATAGATTACCGAAATAGAAAAACTGGAGCTGAGTTTTTTCCAAATTTGAAAGAAGGAGAAAAAATAAAAATACCGTCTTTATTTGCCAAAAAAGGAGAAAAATATGAATTATTCTGGAATGAATTTCCAAAAGTTGTGAGAGAAGAAATGGAAAAAAATCCAGATAATTTTGAAGATTTAAAATATAATTACAGAATTGGAAAATTTAATGACAAAATTGAAGAAGAATTGGTAAAATATTTTCTTTCTTTATAA